A single window of Archangium gephyra DNA harbors:
- a CDS encoding TIGR02265 family protein — protein MDGSENEGGTKPLEFWLQDLERRMAFVQPEHTVRGMFFRGMLESFRSLGDETLVGRCLEASGHERFVDFFSYSVRVQSQLLLTALPTLARHYGSGEAALRQVGRRSISDFLGSVTGKAMLMMAHGRPRPMIDHMPTGYRVAVSFGEMKVAWSGPQRGTLSVGLSFLPPPVYAGMLQGVLEASRVQTFQAAGRETEGLGVACDFSWE, from the coding sequence ATGGACGGTAGCGAGAACGAGGGAGGCACGAAGCCGCTGGAGTTCTGGCTCCAGGACCTGGAGCGGCGCATGGCGTTCGTGCAGCCCGAGCACACCGTGCGAGGCATGTTCTTCCGCGGCATGCTGGAGAGCTTTCGCTCCCTGGGAGACGAGACGCTGGTGGGGCGCTGCCTGGAGGCCTCTGGCCACGAGCGCTTCGTGGACTTCTTCAGCTACTCCGTCCGTGTCCAGTCCCAGCTCCTGCTCACCGCGCTCCCCACCCTCGCCCGGCACTACGGAAGTGGCGAGGCCGCGCTGCGGCAGGTGGGGCGGCGGAGCATCTCGGACTTCCTCGGGTCCGTGACGGGCAAGGCCATGCTGATGATGGCGCACGGCCGCCCCAGGCCCATGATCGACCACATGCCCACCGGATACCGTGTGGCGGTGAGCTTCGGGGAGATGAAGGTGGCGTGGAGCGGACCCCAGCGGGGAACGCTGTCCGTCGGGTTGAGCTTCCTGCCCCCTCCCGTCTACGCCGGCATGCTGCAGGGCGTGCTCGAGGCCTCGCGCGTCCAGACCTTCCAGGCCGCCGGACGCGAGACGGAAGGGCTCGGCGTCGCCTGTGATTTCTCCTGGGAGTGA
- a CDS encoding GNAT family N-acetyltransferase, translating into MLTGASSLPTLETPRLRLRWMTEADIPALFELFSHPEVTRYWSWSAYTERAQAEKLLGNIHKYFAERSLFNWGFARREDDRIIGTCTLSDLSGQHRRASLGYALNRAHWGHGYGREAVGRLVEFGFTSLELHRLEADVDPRNTSSLQVLEGLGFQREGYQRERYFLNGEIQDAVLYGLLRPEWRPGPASS; encoded by the coding sequence ATGCTCACCGGTGCCTCGAGCCTGCCCACCCTGGAGACGCCCCGCCTGCGCCTGCGCTGGATGACGGAGGCGGACATCCCCGCGCTCTTCGAGCTCTTCTCCCACCCCGAGGTGACGCGCTATTGGAGCTGGTCCGCGTACACCGAGCGGGCCCAGGCGGAGAAGCTGTTGGGGAACATCCACAAGTACTTCGCCGAGCGCTCGCTCTTCAACTGGGGCTTCGCCCGGCGCGAGGACGACCGGATCATCGGCACCTGCACCCTGTCGGACCTGAGCGGGCAGCACCGGCGCGCGAGTCTGGGTTATGCGCTGAATCGCGCGCACTGGGGCCACGGCTACGGGCGGGAGGCGGTGGGCCGGCTGGTGGAGTTCGGCTTCACCTCGCTCGAGCTGCACCGGCTGGAGGCGGACGTGGACCCACGCAACACGAGCTCCCTGCAGGTGCTCGAGGGCCTGGGCTTCCAGCGCGAGGGCTACCAGCGTGAGCGCTACTTCCTCAACGGCGAGATACAGGACGCGGTGCTGTACGGGCTGCTGCGGCCGGAGTGGCGGCCGGGCCCCGCCTCCTCCTGA
- a CDS encoding cytochrome P450 — protein sequence MSHDGSAVLKQQALPLPPKVSGVPLVGALPGLLSKRLDFLEAARQRHGDIYTLDLGFTDAIILSHPRHVQHVLVDHARKYFKGGALWESMRTFLGNGLPVSEGDFWKRQRRMIQPAFHQQRLIALTEKMVAAIDESLAGWEPAARTGEPFDIAEAFSQMTMNVMVRAMFGSGLEADEAKQVAQALAYIIDYMMQGMVTKSLPEWLPVPGRARYREAIRYIDEVVLRVIERGRQRSEEDNLLSLLLHAVDGESGERMTNAQLRDEAVSLFVAGYETTAVGLAWAFHLMTRHPESFQRLRTEVREVLGQRVPGFADLRQLGYARNVLQEALRLYSPSYWIPRTSSEEDELDGFQIPAGKMVVVFTHLIHHHPGVWEEPQRFDPDRFTPERSEGRHKQAWMPFGAGQRLCIGKEFSLMEGQHILARIAQRYDVSAVPGREAQVHIGTSIRAKNGVWVHLKPHAP from the coding sequence ATGAGCCATGACGGATCCGCGGTCTTGAAGCAGCAGGCACTTCCCTTGCCACCGAAGGTGTCGGGCGTGCCTCTCGTCGGTGCACTGCCCGGGCTGCTCAGCAAGCGCCTCGACTTCCTGGAGGCGGCCCGCCAGCGGCATGGCGACATCTACACCCTGGATCTGGGCTTCACCGACGCCATCATCCTGAGCCATCCGCGGCATGTGCAGCACGTGCTGGTGGACCACGCGCGCAAGTACTTCAAGGGCGGGGCCCTCTGGGAGTCGATGCGGACCTTCCTGGGCAACGGTCTGCCGGTGAGCGAGGGGGACTTCTGGAAGCGGCAGCGGCGGATGATCCAGCCCGCGTTCCACCAGCAGCGGCTGATCGCCCTGACGGAGAAGATGGTGGCGGCCATCGACGAGAGCCTGGCGGGCTGGGAGCCGGCGGCCCGGACGGGCGAGCCCTTCGACATCGCCGAGGCCTTCTCCCAGATGACCATGAACGTGATGGTCCGGGCGATGTTCGGCAGCGGGTTGGAGGCGGACGAGGCGAAGCAGGTGGCCCAGGCGCTGGCCTACATCATCGACTACATGATGCAGGGGATGGTGACGAAGTCCCTGCCCGAGTGGCTGCCCGTGCCGGGCCGGGCCCGCTACCGGGAGGCGATCCGCTACATCGACGAGGTCGTCCTGCGGGTCATCGAGCGGGGACGGCAGCGCTCCGAGGAGGACAACCTGCTCTCCCTGCTGCTGCACGCGGTGGATGGGGAGTCCGGCGAGCGGATGACCAACGCACAGCTGCGCGACGAGGCGGTGTCGCTCTTCGTCGCCGGGTACGAGACCACCGCGGTGGGCCTGGCCTGGGCCTTCCATCTCATGACGCGCCACCCGGAGTCCTTCCAACGGCTGCGCACGGAGGTGCGGGAGGTGCTGGGCCAGCGGGTGCCCGGCTTCGCGGATCTGCGCCAGCTCGGCTACGCCCGCAACGTGTTGCAGGAGGCGCTCCGGCTGTACTCGCCCTCGTATTGGATTCCCCGCACGTCGTCGGAGGAGGACGAGCTCGACGGCTTCCAGATTCCGGCGGGGAAGATGGTGGTGGTCTTCACGCACCTCATCCACCACCACCCGGGCGTCTGGGAGGAGCCGCAGCGCTTCGATCCGGATCGCTTCACCCCGGAGCGCTCCGAGGGGCGGCACAAGCAGGCGTGGATGCCCTTCGGCGCCGGCCAGCGGCTGTGCATCGGCAAGGAGTTCTCGTTGATGGAGGGGCAGCACATCCTCGCCCGCATCGCCCAGCGCTACGACGTGTCCGCCGTCCCGGGACGGGAAGCCCAGGTGCACATCGGCACCAGCATCCGCGCGAAGAACGGGGTGTGGGTACACCTGAAGCCCCACGCGCCCTAG
- a CDS encoding IS3 family transposase yields the protein MTHSLPTLARQVKELERQLRQKDKALAEAVALLELLTQVSGSQRGGRGRFHGVDERSRVLALVERTTRRGARQEAVCRVLGLSARTVQRWREARHAEDKRTSSHRQPPNRLSAQERWLALELLRFARHRGLSPRQLVPRLADQGIYVASESTFYRLVRAERLSRPAPRPRSPPVHVARAPNQIWSWDITYLQGPVRGPFLYLYLVMDLYSRRIMGWRVHAEESARHAARLIHEACAAHGVDSGGLVLRSDNGGPMRGATLQYTLRCLGILPSFSRPGVSNDNPFSEALFRTLKVSPSYPRQGFASCTEARRWVTRFVAWYNGEHLHSGLGFVTPEDRYSGRDKSLLVQRRAVYAQARRAAPHRWSHPPRPWERAGPVLLASAMVSRTTTPLQFTAITGPRLKRGPLTEFSAGSPLSECQAICREADNHLPANASPSCERPGGEPHESSARHCRRYLFDGAVP from the coding sequence ATGACCCATTCCCTTCCAACACTGGCCCGGCAGGTGAAGGAGCTGGAGCGCCAGCTTCGCCAGAAGGACAAGGCGTTGGCGGAGGCGGTGGCACTGCTCGAGTTGCTCACGCAGGTCTCCGGTTCCCAGCGAGGAGGGCGTGGCCGATTCCATGGGGTGGACGAGCGGAGCAGGGTGTTGGCCCTGGTCGAGCGCACCACGCGACGGGGTGCGCGGCAGGAAGCGGTGTGCCGCGTGTTGGGCCTCTCCGCCCGGACGGTGCAGCGCTGGCGCGAGGCCCGGCATGCCGAGGACAAGCGGACCTCCTCACACCGCCAACCTCCCAATCGTCTCTCTGCTCAGGAGCGGTGGCTCGCGTTGGAGTTGCTCCGCTTCGCGAGGCATCGCGGCCTCTCTCCACGCCAGCTCGTTCCTCGTCTGGCGGATCAGGGCATCTACGTCGCTTCCGAGTCCACCTTCTACCGGCTCGTCCGGGCCGAGCGGCTCTCCCGTCCGGCTCCCCGTCCACGGTCTCCGCCGGTCCATGTGGCCCGGGCGCCCAACCAGATCTGGAGCTGGGACATCACCTACCTCCAGGGCCCGGTGCGAGGCCCCTTCCTCTACCTGTACCTCGTCATGGATCTCTACAGCCGCCGCATCATGGGCTGGCGTGTCCACGCGGAGGAGAGCGCACGGCACGCCGCACGGCTCATCCACGAGGCGTGCGCGGCGCATGGTGTGGATTCCGGGGGACTGGTGCTTCGCTCCGACAACGGAGGGCCCATGCGGGGCGCCACCCTGCAGTACACGCTCAGGTGTCTGGGAATCCTTCCATCCTTCAGCCGTCCCGGCGTGAGCAACGACAATCCCTTTTCCGAGGCGCTCTTCCGCACGCTCAAGGTCAGTCCCTCCTATCCCCGTCAGGGTTTCGCCTCGTGCACGGAGGCGCGCAGGTGGGTGACTCGCTTCGTGGCCTGGTACAACGGAGAGCACCTCCACAGTGGACTGGGTTTCGTCACACCGGAGGACAGGTATTCGGGCCGGGACAAATCCTTGCTCGTCCAACGACGGGCCGTGTACGCGCAAGCCCGCCGTGCGGCACCGCACCGCTGGTCGCACCCACCACGGCCTTGGGAGCGAGCGGGTCCTGTCTTGCTTGCTTCCGCAATGGTTTCGCGGACGACAACCCCCTTGCAATTCACCGCCATCACCGGCCCCCGTCTGAAACGAGGGCCTCTCACGGAGTTCTCCGCCGGGTCTCCACTCTCGGAGTGTCAGGCTATTTGTCGTGAAGCTGACAATCACTTGCCGGCCAACGCTTCACCCTCTTGCGAGAGGCCCGGCGGAGAACCCCATGAGTCAAGTGCGAGGCATTGCAGGAGATACCTCTTCGATGGAGCTGTCCCCTGA
- a CDS encoding peptidoglycan-binding protein, producing the protein MSLPREELRLGAQGAAVKLLQRALVELGFLPSQPGSVDGDFGPKTKAALEAFQATEKLPRDGAYTQKAREAFERRRSGGGGGLSMAQLCTIMPRLKPDKAAQYLPFLNAAMNEAEINTSLRRAAFLAQLAHESAQLRFFEELASGEAYEGRRDLGNTQKGDGVRYKGRGPIQLTGRNNYRKAGLALGLDLEGFPQRAADPDVGFRVAGWFWKSNGLNPLADAGCFDAITRRINGGYNGKADRDAHYRGALQVLGDGQPLKSV; encoded by the coding sequence TTGAGCCTCCCACGAGAGGAGTTGCGGCTCGGAGCCCAGGGGGCGGCGGTGAAGCTCCTGCAGCGGGCCCTGGTCGAGCTGGGGTTTCTGCCCTCGCAGCCGGGCAGTGTGGATGGGGATTTCGGCCCCAAGACCAAGGCGGCGCTCGAGGCCTTCCAGGCCACCGAGAAGCTGCCCAGGGATGGTGCCTACACCCAGAAGGCGCGTGAGGCTTTCGAGCGGCGGAGGAGCGGCGGAGGAGGTGGCCTGTCGATGGCCCAGCTGTGCACCATCATGCCCCGCCTCAAACCAGACAAGGCGGCGCAGTATCTGCCCTTCCTCAACGCGGCGATGAACGAGGCGGAGATCAACACCTCGCTGCGGCGGGCCGCCTTCCTGGCCCAGCTCGCGCACGAGAGTGCCCAGCTGCGCTTCTTCGAGGAGCTCGCCTCGGGCGAGGCCTACGAGGGGCGGAGGGACCTGGGAAACACCCAGAAGGGAGACGGCGTCCGCTACAAGGGCCGGGGTCCCATCCAGCTCACCGGCCGCAACAACTATCGCAAGGCGGGGCTGGCGCTGGGGCTGGATTTGGAAGGCTTTCCCCAGCGCGCGGCGGACCCGGACGTGGGCTTCCGCGTGGCGGGCTGGTTCTGGAAGAGCAACGGACTCAATCCGCTCGCGGACGCGGGCTGCTTCGACGCCATCACCCGCCGCATCAACGGGGGGTACAACGGCAAGGCGGATCGTGATGCCCACTACCGCGGCGCCCTCCAGGTGCTCGGGGACGGGCAGCCCCTGAAGAGCGTCTGA